In a single window of the Anaerocolumna cellulosilytica genome:
- a CDS encoding ABC transporter ATP-binding protein, producing the protein MKKITKYIRKYWYVYVIAIVCMIVSISLDMLSPQITKRIIDDVIVGQDKSQLTKLLTAILIIGVGRSIFGYIKELSFDLVSSKIACDIRRNLFRHIQTLSVHFFDKQNTGELMSHVKDDVDKLWNALGFVGMLVIEVVFHISIVLYCMISLSPKLTIIPIIAMPIVACIAFLMEKKLGVVYEQISEENAELNTVAQENLAGVRTVKAFAREKFEIKKFLSHNKRYYDLHMKQSKIFVKYNPYFQLITKLLPITVIIFGGVMVINGEISLGTLGAFTEYSNNIIWPMEMLAWLSNELASAFASNKRVKKILQETPSIEEKESPIVLGQVKGDIEFNHVSYSHGEKEILKDISFKLGHGKTIGIMGATGAGKTSIINLLQRFYDVEQGTIKLDGVDVKDLSLHELRKNISLVMQDVFLFSDTVTENIKLGKRCSITEEEILQSVSNAQARDFIERMESQYDTIIGERGVGLSGGQKQRISIARALAKKTPILVLDDSTSALDMETEHLIQKSLNDLKNVSKIIIAHRISAVRNADEIIILEEGTIAERGTHEELLSSEGLYYKTYLAQYGEYINDNSLAM; encoded by the coding sequence GAATCATAGATGATGTTATAGTTGGTCAGGACAAAAGCCAGTTAACCAAGCTTCTCACTGCTATTTTAATCATTGGTGTAGGACGCAGTATTTTTGGCTATATAAAAGAACTTAGTTTTGATTTGGTAAGTTCTAAAATTGCCTGTGATATCAGACGCAACTTGTTCCGCCATATTCAAACGCTTTCGGTTCATTTCTTTGATAAACAAAACACTGGTGAATTAATGTCACATGTCAAGGATGATGTCGATAAGCTTTGGAATGCCTTGGGATTTGTTGGTATGTTAGTTATAGAAGTGGTGTTTCATATCTCTATTGTATTATATTGTATGATATCCTTAAGTCCCAAACTTACTATCATTCCGATTATTGCTATGCCTATCGTAGCCTGTATCGCCTTCCTTATGGAGAAGAAACTAGGAGTTGTTTATGAGCAAATCAGTGAAGAAAATGCAGAATTAAACACGGTAGCCCAAGAGAATCTGGCAGGTGTTAGAACCGTAAAAGCTTTTGCAAGAGAAAAATTTGAAATAAAGAAATTTTTATCCCATAACAAAAGATATTATGATTTGCATATGAAGCAATCAAAGATATTTGTTAAATACAATCCGTATTTTCAATTGATTACAAAATTACTTCCAATTACAGTAATTATCTTTGGTGGGGTAATGGTTATCAACGGTGAAATCTCCTTAGGTACTTTAGGTGCTTTTACTGAGTACTCTAATAATATTATATGGCCCATGGAAATGCTCGCCTGGTTGAGCAATGAATTAGCTTCTGCTTTTGCCTCTAACAAAAGGGTTAAGAAAATCTTACAAGAAACACCTTCTATTGAGGAAAAAGAAAGCCCCATTGTGTTGGGTCAGGTTAAAGGTGATATTGAGTTTAACCATGTATCTTACTCTCACGGAGAAAAAGAAATCCTAAAAGACATCAGCTTCAAACTTGGTCATGGAAAAACCATCGGTATTATGGGTGCAACAGGTGCAGGAAAAACCTCTATAATTAATCTTTTGCAGCGTTTTTATGATGTAGAACAAGGTACTATAAAGCTTGATGGGGTTGACGTTAAAGATTTATCACTACATGAGCTTAGGAAAAACATATCCCTTGTTATGCAAGATGTGTTCCTGTTTTCGGATACTGTAACAGAAAATATTAAGCTTGGAAAACGTTGTTCTATAACCGAAGAAGAGATTCTTCAATCTGTATCCAATGCACAGGCAAGAGATTTTATCGAGCGAATGGAAAGTCAGTATGATACCATCATTGGCGAACGAGGTGTTGGTTTATCTGGCGGTCAGAAACAGCGTATCAGTATCGCTAGGGCACTGGCGAAAAAAACACCCATACTTGTATTAGATGATTCTACTTCTGCACTGGATATGGAAACTGAGCATTTAATTCAAAAATCTTTAAATGATTTAAAAAATGTAAGCAAGATAATTATTGCCCATCGTATTTCAGCTGTTCGAAATGCAGATGAAATCATAATTCTTGAAGAAGGAACCATTGCTGAACGAGGTACCCATGAAGAGCTGTTAAGCTCAGAAGGGCTATATTACAAAACCTATCTAGCCCAGTACGGTGAATATATAAATGATAATTCCCTGGCTATGTAA